One Dictyoglomus turgidum DSM 6724 DNA window includes the following coding sequences:
- a CDS encoding TIGR02556 family CRISPR-associated protein: MLDAVKEIGDIILGKKISDPLQTLLEDPNAERKYKNVFCLTFEEREGKYQYKGIEREEYSTDKLVRYLYRGGPNNGANFSPSTKVTEIDKTLKNKIIGWFKEVLSNKNIKLSTEERAFLENLSKEIMNNTEKLIKEYNELIKEIPKKEGGIFLTFKFRSPHKIEYLGDKEVFVRILQDLLRIREGKKGSTIGICSICLEEKEVSVGDGIYTFFTVDKPGFIAGGFKEKEAWKNFPLCEDCRRSLEKGKEYINKELTFKLGGLSYQLIPKFVIGKEFVKEDVLNTFFETNKLINLRKREAKKYLTDEEDILNYLSFVEDNLTLNFLFIERRQSAEKILALIEDVLPSRLRTIFNIKDKIDKLFEIDFTFRNLWTFFSKSDPNNRDQDLINYFLDIVDRIFKARPIDKNFLMQFIMKRVRIAFVREEYFPQVVKDAIMSLLFLTYLNLIQMEVKLMDEERLFDPVFKRFSPTFDHPVKKGLFLLGALTQMLLNIQYSQRESTPFRKQLKSLKMEEKDFKGLLPKVINKLQEYDAFDKGKQKIAEEASYYLLQAGDNWKLSNDELNFYFVCGMNLLPEITSIVYEKTN; the protein is encoded by the coding sequence ATGCTTGATGCAGTGAAAGAAATCGGAGATATTATTTTAGGTAAGAAAATCTCGGATCCCTTACAGACTTTATTAGAAGATCCTAATGCAGAGAGAAAATATAAAAATGTATTTTGCCTTACTTTTGAGGAGAGGGAGGGAAAATACCAGTATAAAGGAATAGAAAGAGAAGAATATTCCACAGATAAACTTGTAAGATATCTATACAGAGGTGGACCAAATAACGGAGCCAACTTTTCACCTTCAACTAAGGTTACTGAAATTGATAAAACCCTGAAAAATAAAATTATAGGATGGTTTAAGGAGGTTTTATCGAATAAAAATATTAAACTCAGCACCGAAGAAAGAGCATTTCTAGAAAACTTAAGTAAAGAAATCATGAATAACACAGAGAAACTTATAAAGGAATATAATGAGCTCATCAAAGAAATTCCAAAAAAGGAGGGAGGAATTTTCCTTACTTTTAAATTTAGAAGTCCTCATAAAATTGAATATCTCGGGGATAAAGAAGTTTTTGTAAGAATCTTACAGGATCTTCTTAGAATAAGAGAGGGTAAAAAAGGTAGCACCATAGGTATATGTTCTATCTGTCTTGAGGAAAAGGAAGTAAGTGTAGGGGACGGTATTTACACTTTCTTTACTGTTGACAAACCAGGTTTTATAGCTGGTGGATTTAAAGAAAAGGAAGCCTGGAAAAATTTTCCTCTTTGCGAGGACTGTAGAAGAAGCCTTGAAAAAGGAAAAGAATATATTAACAAAGAACTAACTTTTAAATTAGGAGGTTTATCCTATCAGCTTATACCTAAATTTGTAATTGGAAAAGAATTTGTAAAAGAAGACGTTTTAAATACTTTTTTTGAGACAAATAAACTTATAAACTTAAGAAAACGAGAAGCTAAAAAATACCTAACTGATGAGGAAGATATCTTAAATTATTTAAGTTTTGTTGAGGATAACTTAACCTTAAACTTTCTCTTTATAGAAAGAAGACAAAGCGCTGAAAAAATACTTGCTCTAATTGAAGACGTACTTCCTTCAAGACTCAGAACCATATTTAATATAAAAGACAAAATTGACAAATTATTTGAAATCGATTTTACCTTTAGAAACCTATGGACCTTCTTCTCCAAATCTGATCCTAATAATAGAGATCAAGACTTAATTAACTACTTTTTAGATATTGTGGACCGAATATTTAAAGCAAGACCTATAGATAAAAACTTCCTTATGCAATTTATTATGAAAAGAGTAAGAATTGCCTTCGTAAGAGAAGAATATTTTCCACAGGTTGTAAAAGATGCTATTATGTCCCTCTTATTCTTAACATATTTAAATTTAATACAAATGGAGGTGAAACTCATGGATGAAGAGAGATTGTTTGATCCTGTATTTAAAAGATTCTCTCCCACCTTTGACCATCCAGTGAAAAAGGGTCTTTTCCTTTTGGGTGCATTGACCCAGATGCTCCTAAACATACAATACTCCCAAAGAGAAAGTACCCCATTTAGAAAACAACTTAAAAGCTTAAAAATGGAAGAAAAGGACTTTAAAGGGCTCCTTCCAAAGGTAATCAATAAACTTCAAGAATATGATGCCTTTGATAAAGGCAAACAGAAAATAGCAGAAGAAGCATCCTACTATCTCCTTCAAGCAGGAGACAATTGGAAATTATCCAATGACGAACTAAACTTTTACTTTGTTTGTGGTATGAATCTTTTACCAGAAATTACTTCTATAGTTTATGAAAAAACTAATTAG
- a CDS encoding creatininase family protein → MLKYRYESMFPYHLREVLEKNPIVYLPVSPLEWHGEHLIFGTDPFRARKLLELVWERLGGVLMPTLYVGTDSTLVEDGEEFWGMEMFAKERIPGSIFVRKETFYNLLKDILNFLERTGFKLCILCTGHMAKPQIEVVERLEEEHKERNMRVLSWHWGKVNYPKELMTPNPLHAGVEESSEILSIDLSYVDLDRIGSMEVDRKVSLLKENLKGISETLGIKRFNFEVEELIKEIMKCYNKNS, encoded by the coding sequence ATGCTTAAGTATAGGTATGAGAGCATGTTTCCTTATCATCTTAGAGAAGTTCTTGAAAAGAACCCTATAGTTTATCTTCCTGTAAGTCCTCTTGAGTGGCATGGAGAACATCTTATATTTGGTACTGATCCTTTTAGAGCAAGAAAATTATTGGAGCTTGTATGGGAAAGATTAGGAGGAGTGCTCATGCCTACTTTGTATGTGGGGACTGATAGTACTTTGGTGGAAGATGGAGAAGAATTTTGGGGAATGGAGATGTTTGCAAAGGAGAGAATACCTGGAAGTATTTTTGTAAGAAAGGAAACTTTTTACAATCTTCTTAAAGATATACTTAATTTTCTTGAAAGGACTGGTTTTAAGTTATGTATTTTATGTACAGGACACATGGCAAAACCTCAAATAGAAGTAGTAGAAAGGTTAGAAGAAGAACATAAAGAAAGGAATATGAGGGTGCTTTCATGGCATTGGGGAAAGGTAAATTACCCTAAGGAGCTTATGACCCCAAATCCTCTTCATGCAGGAGTTGAAGAAAGTAGTGAGATTTTAAGTATTGATCTTTCCTATGTAGATCTTGATAGGATAGGAAGTATGGAGGTGGATAGGAAAGTTAGTTTGCTAAAAGAGAATTTGAAAGGTATTAGTGAAACTTTAGGGATAAAGAGGTTTAACTTTGAGGTTGAGGAACTTATTAAAGAGATTATGAAATGTTATAATAAAAATAGTTAG
- a CDS encoding GGDEF domain-containing protein, with protein MDFLLENLNHIEELLKREPIIYLNLPRGSGRTYLLRSLFERNKSYSLFTHYASHRTPIGEFFLTLLSLIDKRAFFKEKGDLVGPILVRYIHPRFLSYLEKYKSEEVISSDLEIGQIADIASYILGQKKIKYWIFDNWQEYLNYNEIFKELIPYLNKKHSVNFVVAGEDFDAEAYEISSEALSVPISEKTFIEEIKKAFNLPHKDALKLFEMSNGNWNNALIVYKNNFKTLQEIINEKVNSLTDSEKKALYTLTFVGKTFSSTSIKALKELYGPLNFIMDFVKTGLIRWEYPLWRFGSEEVLNYIKENMSHDSSQLKEEFIKKLSSFNYCDIWGRIGVLAEDNRKYWKYAKIREFRTSYNTQRKMEILEEIIKKDEDSRNIYKRRLIDLHIDFQKFDKALIIIDSIEDKNELDLANKIRCLSYLGRYEEARKITEEIVGRLKVDYTLPQVLSRLVSYYFLTKESLDGLILLNKYLEDILRLRSSPKYLANFYNALGLLTLTDSKFEKALSIFENGLIFAEKTRDKIILHKLINNLGDLRNYLYGPKSALVLNQRAYEISKSLSKNLMVISLGNLIKSKMQYADFSEVKNLLNDLEELLSEVELEYFLYSGYRRLAIAYLSYREVEKLEEVMKKLDSLKTIPESKVLLKILKSFLGEIEISEDEVMWTKEEQIMTLYMKLVAEKSLKISKSLRDYPTDYPIHNFLKGYILRESFFTLLSYIDLMLERWEFLDALYSYKLLIRFLEKDKNLNVFIPYIRLEIIGLATLLNLQKELETQIIELSSDYVNLMKEHSKVKALEGYVGKAIIDSEDENEALELIYRVISDFVDDFLLVLKVGEKTLEKGNKLIYRNRFRFFYKKPPFSITVYSLKNLPPSLFFVIRNLLKSFIVFWERKYGMFDPLTGLFNRSYGERKLEEAFLDFLREKEDFSVVFVDIDGFKRINDTLGHSYGDYVLKEIATAIKNSIRQSDSAVRWGGDEFLILLRKADYNEALKVVNRIKDRIEDITRGEIRISFGIETTSEEISSYRELVDKADMKMYAQKFRKAKGLENTKRD; from the coding sequence ATGGATTTTCTTTTAGAGAATTTAAATCATATTGAAGAGCTTTTAAAGAGGGAACCTATAATATATTTAAACCTTCCAAGGGGAAGTGGAAGAACCTATTTATTAAGATCTCTTTTTGAGAGAAATAAGTCTTATTCTCTTTTTACCCATTATGCATCCCATAGAACTCCAATTGGTGAATTCTTTTTAACTCTTCTTTCTTTAATAGATAAGAGGGCTTTTTTTAAAGAAAAGGGAGATTTAGTGGGTCCCATATTAGTAAGATATATTCATCCTAGGTTCTTGTCCTATCTGGAAAAGTATAAATCCGAAGAAGTGATATCTTCAGATTTAGAGATAGGTCAAATAGCTGATATAGCCTCATATATTTTAGGGCAGAAAAAGATAAAATATTGGATTTTTGATAATTGGCAGGAATATTTAAATTATAACGAGATTTTTAAAGAATTAATACCCTATTTGAATAAAAAGCACAGTGTAAATTTTGTTGTTGCTGGTGAAGATTTTGATGCAGAAGCTTATGAAATAAGTTCTGAGGCCTTATCGGTTCCTATAAGTGAGAAGACTTTTATAGAAGAAATAAAAAAGGCATTTAATTTGCCCCATAAGGATGCATTAAAACTTTTTGAAATGAGTAATGGAAACTGGAATAATGCTTTAATAGTATATAAGAACAATTTTAAAACCCTTCAAGAGATTATTAATGAAAAAGTCAATTCTTTAACAGATAGCGAGAAAAAAGCTCTTTATACTCTTACTTTTGTTGGAAAGACTTTTTCCTCTACTTCCATAAAGGCATTAAAGGAACTTTATGGTCCCTTAAATTTTATTATGGATTTTGTTAAGACAGGATTAATAAGGTGGGAATATCCTCTTTGGAGATTTGGATCCGAAGAGGTTTTAAATTATATAAAAGAGAATATGTCTCATGATTCATCTCAATTAAAAGAGGAATTTATAAAAAAACTTTCTTCTTTTAACTATTGTGATATATGGGGAAGAATAGGAGTGTTAGCTGAGGATAATAGGAAATATTGGAAGTATGCAAAGATAAGGGAGTTTAGAACCTCTTATAACACTCAGAGGAAAATGGAAATTTTGGAAGAAATTATTAAAAAAGATGAGGACAGTAGAAATATATATAAACGAAGGTTGATAGATCTTCATATAGATTTCCAGAAGTTTGATAAAGCCCTTATTATAATTGACTCTATTGAAGATAAAAATGAGCTTGATCTTGCAAATAAAATTAGATGTTTATCATATTTAGGAAGGTATGAGGAGGCAAGAAAAATAACAGAGGAAATTGTTGGTAGACTAAAAGTGGATTATACTCTTCCTCAGGTTCTTTCTAGGTTGGTTAGTTATTACTTTCTTACTAAGGAAAGTCTTGATGGTTTAATTCTATTGAATAAATATTTAGAAGATATTTTACGCTTGAGGAGTTCTCCTAAATACCTTGCTAATTTTTATAATGCCTTAGGACTTTTGACTCTTACTGATAGTAAATTTGAAAAGGCTCTTTCCATATTTGAGAATGGGCTTATTTTTGCCGAAAAAACAAGAGACAAAATAATATTGCATAAATTAATAAACAATCTTGGCGATTTGAGGAATTACCTTTATGGTCCTAAGAGTGCATTAGTACTTAATCAAAGGGCATATGAGATATCAAAATCCCTTTCTAAGAATTTAATGGTTATTAGCCTTGGAAACTTGATTAAAAGTAAAATGCAATATGCTGATTTCTCTGAAGTAAAAAACTTATTAAATGATCTGGAAGAGCTACTGTCTGAAGTAGAATTAGAATATTTTCTTTACTCGGGATATAGAAGATTAGCGATTGCATATCTTAGTTATAGAGAAGTGGAAAAATTAGAAGAAGTTATGAAAAAATTGGATAGTCTAAAGACTATTCCAGAAAGTAAAGTTCTATTGAAGATTTTAAAGAGTTTCTTAGGGGAGATTGAGATAAGCGAAGATGAAGTAATGTGGACAAAAGAAGAACAGATAATGACTCTATATATGAAATTAGTTGCTGAAAAAAGCTTAAAGATTTCTAAATCTTTAAGAGATTATCCTACCGATTATCCTATTCACAATTTTTTGAAAGGATATATTCTCAGGGAAAGTTTTTTTACACTTCTCTCTTACATAGACTTGATGCTTGAGAGATGGGAATTTTTAGATGCTCTTTATTCTTATAAACTTCTTATTAGATTCCTTGAAAAGGATAAAAATTTAAATGTCTTTATTCCCTATATAAGACTTGAGATTATAGGACTTGCTACCCTTTTAAATCTTCAAAAGGAGTTAGAAACTCAGATAATAGAGCTTTCTTCAGATTATGTAAACCTAATGAAGGAACATTCAAAGGTAAAAGCTCTGGAAGGTTATGTGGGAAAAGCTATTATAGATTCTGAAGATGAGAATGAAGCCTTAGAACTAATATATAGGGTTATTTCAGATTTTGTAGATGATTTTCTGTTAGTATTGAAAGTTGGAGAAAAAACTTTAGAAAAAGGCAATAAGCTTATTTATAGGAATAGATTTAGATTCTTCTATAAAAAGCCTCCTTTTTCCATAACTGTCTACTCCCTTAAAAATCTTCCTCCTTCTCTATTCTTTGTTATACGAAATCTTCTTAAGAGTTTTATTGTCTTTTGGGAGAGAAAGTATGGTATGTTTGATCCATTGACAGGACTTTTTAATAGATCTTATGGGGAGAGAAAGCTTGAAGAAGCTTTTTTGGATTTCTTGCGTGAAAAGGAAGATTTTAGTGTGGTTTTTGTAGATATAGATGGATTTAAAAGAATAAATGATACCCTTGGGCATTCCTATGGAGATTATGTATTGAAAGAGATTGCAACTGCCATCAAGAATTCTATAAGGCAAAGTGATTCTGCGGTAAGGTGGGGTGGTGATGAATTTTTAATTCTATTAAGGAAAGCTGATTATAACGAGGCACTAAAAGTGGTAAATAGAATTAAGGATAGAATTGAAGATATAACTAGGGGAGAAATAAGGATTAGTTTTGGTATAGAGACAACTTCAGAGGAGATATCTTCTTATAGGGAACTTGTGGATAAAGCAGATATGAAGATGTACGCTCAAAAATTTAGAAAGGCAAAGGGTTTAGAAAATACTAAAAGAGATTAG
- a CDS encoding glycosyl hydrolase, which yields MKIIEIEFIIEKQKYYDLYLNHTPLNQFSKTHVFINNLAFGEIQFPQGETHSYIGELKLKPGKYSFKINLPQEDFKIISLEIKEKDYSTTKITNYKIRPNLSDNAKRLLEFLQKIYSKYIIAGQHTNTALGPEIAYIEYFTGKKPALRGFDLLSYTPAVRTQDMTPHALIEIEGNKGSIEKAIEWAKDLGGIITLCWHWYAPLGGKDKTFYTVNTDFNLEEALLNGTEENKTLLRDIEIIAEKLSILRDLDIPILWRPLHEADGKWFWWGAKGPENYKKLYMLLYEIFTEKYRLNNLIWIWNAPHPEWKIEKDLYDIAGIDHYAPPGNYGPMKFSYDLLLRLTDNEKLVALTENGPIPDPDLLFEYEAYFLWFMPWFGDFVFNENFNSKEHFKKVYNHEKVITLENLKNLTHLFLSC from the coding sequence ATGAAAATTATAGAAATAGAATTTATAATTGAGAAACAAAAATATTACGATCTCTACTTAAATCACACTCCTTTAAATCAATTTTCAAAAACTCACGTTTTCATAAACAACCTTGCCTTTGGAGAAATACAATTTCCACAGGGAGAAACTCATTCCTACATAGGAGAATTAAAACTTAAACCTGGAAAATACTCTTTTAAAATAAATCTTCCTCAAGAAGACTTTAAAATAATTTCCTTAGAAATTAAAGAGAAAGATTATTCTACTACAAAGATCACAAATTATAAAATAAGGCCTAATCTCTCAGATAATGCTAAAAGACTTTTAGAATTCTTACAAAAGATTTATTCCAAATACATAATAGCTGGACAACATACAAACACTGCCTTAGGTCCTGAGATAGCCTACATAGAATATTTCACAGGGAAAAAACCTGCCCTTCGTGGTTTTGATCTTTTAAGTTATACTCCAGCCGTAAGGACTCAAGATATGACTCCCCATGCCCTAATTGAGATTGAAGGGAATAAAGGTTCTATAGAAAAAGCCATAGAATGGGCAAAAGACCTTGGAGGCATTATCACTCTATGTTGGCACTGGTATGCACCCTTGGGAGGAAAGGATAAAACCTTTTACACCGTTAACACTGACTTTAATTTAGAAGAAGCCCTCCTAAATGGCACTGAAGAGAATAAAACTCTATTGAGAGATATAGAGATTATTGCAGAAAAACTTTCCATACTTAGAGATCTTGATATTCCAATTTTATGGAGACCCCTTCATGAAGCTGATGGAAAATGGTTTTGGTGGGGTGCAAAAGGTCCTGAAAACTACAAAAAACTATACATGCTTCTTTATGAGATATTTACAGAGAAATACAGATTAAACAACTTAATATGGATATGGAATGCTCCTCATCCCGAATGGAAAATTGAGAAAGACCTATACGACATAGCGGGTATTGACCATTATGCACCACCTGGAAATTATGGACCCATGAAGTTTTCTTATGATCTCTTATTAAGACTTACCGATAATGAAAAACTCGTAGCTCTAACAGAAAATGGACCCATTCCAGATCCTGATCTTCTTTTTGAGTATGAAGCTTACTTCCTATGGTTTATGCCCTGGTTTGGAGATTTCGTCTTTAATGAAAACTTCAATTCTAAAGAACATTTTAAAAAGGTTTACAATCACGAAAAAGTAATCACTCTGGAAAATTTAAAAAATTTGACTCATCTTTTCTTATCATGCTAA
- a CDS encoding zinc-dependent alcohol dehydrogenase family protein, whose protein sequence is MKAMLLKEIKNLSIDRNPLTLEEIEVPTPKEKEILIEVYACGVCRTDLDIIEGRTLPSKFPIILGHQIVGRVVEKGKNANKFSIGERVGIAWINSSCGKCKYCLSGQENLCDEFKATGRDVDGGYAEYTVVSEDFAYKIPENYSDEESAPLLCAGAVGYRSLKLTNIKDGDNIGLSGFGASGHLVLKMIKFLYPSSKIFVFARSKEERNFAKELSAYWTGDFDEDPPEKLKAIIDTTPAWKPIISVLKNLEKGGRLVINAIRKEEGDKEFLLNLKYERDLWMEKEIKSVANVTRKDVEEFLKIAEKLNFKPEIQIYPLEEANKALLELKEGKIRGAKVLKIR, encoded by the coding sequence ATGAAGGCGATGCTTTTAAAAGAGATAAAAAATCTATCCATAGACAGAAATCCTCTAACCCTTGAGGAAATAGAAGTTCCAACCCCAAAGGAGAAAGAAATATTAATAGAGGTATATGCATGCGGAGTTTGCAGAACCGATTTAGATATTATTGAAGGAAGAACTCTTCCATCAAAATTTCCCATAATCTTAGGACATCAAATCGTGGGAAGAGTTGTGGAAAAGGGTAAAAATGCAAATAAATTTTCCATTGGAGAAAGGGTAGGTATTGCATGGATAAATTCTTCTTGTGGAAAGTGTAAATATTGCTTATCAGGGCAAGAAAATCTATGCGATGAATTTAAGGCTACAGGAAGAGATGTGGATGGAGGATATGCAGAGTATACAGTGGTTTCAGAAGATTTTGCATACAAGATTCCTGAGAATTATTCCGATGAAGAATCGGCTCCCCTTCTTTGTGCAGGTGCTGTAGGATATAGATCTTTAAAACTCACCAACATAAAAGATGGAGATAATATTGGACTTTCTGGATTTGGAGCATCGGGACACTTGGTATTAAAAATGATAAAATTTCTCTATCCTAGTTCAAAAATTTTTGTCTTTGCAAGAAGCAAAGAAGAAAGAAATTTTGCAAAGGAACTTTCAGCTTATTGGACAGGAGATTTCGATGAAGATCCTCCTGAAAAACTAAAAGCCATAATAGACACTACTCCAGCATGGAAGCCCATAATTTCAGTACTAAAAAACCTTGAAAAAGGTGGAAGATTGGTGATAAATGCCATAAGAAAGGAAGAGGGAGATAAAGAATTTCTTTTGAACTTAAAATATGAAAGAGATCTTTGGATGGAAAAGGAAATAAAAAGTGTAGCCAATGTAACAAGAAAAGATGTAGAGGAATTTTTAAAGATAGCAGAAAAACTAAATTTTAAACCTGAGATTCAAATATATCCCTTGGAAGAAGCTAATAAAGCCCTTCTTGAGCTAAAAGAAGGAAAAATTAGAGGGGCAAAGGTATTGAAAATAAGATGA
- the cas7b gene encoding type I-B CRISPR-associated protein Cas7/Csh2, producing the protein MTELKNRSELLFLYDVTDANPNGDPVDENKPRIDEETGVNIVTDVRLKRTIRDYLYEYKGLEVFIREIRKEDGKLKTKEERLEEFKSNQEVIEKCIDIRLFGATTAVEGKTMALTGPVQFKYGRSLHRVDLTYIKGTTVMPSGAEKTQGTFTEKYILPYSLIAFYGIVNDNLAKVQNIPLTQEDVDYMLEAMWHGTKNLISGSKFGQVPRLLIQIVYKPDSYFYIGELNRRIKLISDIEDEKIRDISQVKIDISDLAKALEENKGKIEKIRYKVDERLRLVKDGMDTSLTQALSQLSLEELSF; encoded by the coding sequence ATGACTGAGTTAAAAAATAGGTCTGAACTATTATTTCTCTATGATGTGACCGATGCAAACCCTAATGGAGATCCCGTTGATGAAAATAAGCCAAGAATAGATGAAGAGACAGGAGTAAACATTGTCACCGATGTAAGATTAAAAAGAACCATAAGAGATTATCTATATGAGTATAAAGGATTAGAGGTATTTATAAGAGAAATAAGAAAAGAAGATGGAAAACTAAAAACTAAAGAAGAAAGGCTTGAAGAATTCAAGAGCAATCAAGAAGTGATAGAAAAATGCATTGATATAAGACTTTTTGGGGCAACTACAGCGGTGGAAGGAAAAACTATGGCTTTAACTGGACCTGTTCAATTCAAATATGGAAGATCTCTCCATAGGGTTGATCTAACTTATATTAAAGGTACAACTGTAATGCCCTCTGGAGCAGAGAAAACTCAAGGCACCTTTACTGAAAAGTATATACTTCCCTATTCTCTTATAGCCTTTTATGGAATAGTAAACGATAACCTTGCTAAAGTACAGAATATTCCTCTTACTCAGGAAGATGTGGATTATATGCTTGAAGCTATGTGGCATGGAACCAAAAATTTAATTTCAGGCTCTAAATTCGGCCAAGTTCCAAGACTTCTCATACAAATTGTATATAAACCCGATTCTTATTTCTACATTGGTGAACTAAATAGAAGAATAAAGTTAATATCTGATATAGAGGATGAAAAAATAAGAGATATCTCTCAGGTAAAGATTGACATCTCTGATCTTGCAAAAGCCCTTGAGGAGAATAAAGGAAAAATTGAAAAAATAAGATATAAAGTAGATGAAAGATTAAGATTAGTAAAAGACGGTATGGACACATCTTTAACTCAAGCTTTATCACAGCTTTCTCTTGAGGAACTTTCTTTTTAG
- a CDS encoding GH12 family glycosyl hydrolase domain-containing protein — MKKYLLLIVFLLLLITLSFSQTPKYKDAFILKEPSSGDVITKNLPLTIELNFWNIAKYEGNTWMAFYKEEDAVEYYADIKNIILKDKNSWVHGYPEVYYGYKPWSAHGNSIEKLVLPRKVLEFPDVLFNLKYNIWYERNLSINFAMETWITKEPYQKTVTAGDIEMMVWLYANRLSPAGRKVAEVKIPIILNGNQKDIVWEVYFSPGSWDYIAYKSKENIIQGEVKIPIKDFIKHLRTVIANNSSRITAEKYDQMYVTVWEIGTEFGDPYTNEAKFGWTFSNFNIESK; from the coding sequence ATGAAAAAATATCTACTTTTAATCGTATTTCTTTTGCTTCTTATTACTCTCTCCTTTAGCCAAACTCCAAAGTATAAGGACGCATTTATCCTTAAAGAACCATCTTCAGGGGATGTGATAACCAAAAATCTTCCCCTTACCATAGAGCTTAATTTTTGGAATATTGCAAAGTATGAAGGAAATACGTGGATGGCATTTTATAAAGAAGAAGATGCAGTAGAATATTATGCAGATATAAAAAATATAATACTAAAGGATAAAAACTCATGGGTACATGGGTATCCTGAGGTTTATTATGGATACAAGCCATGGTCTGCCCATGGAAACTCCATTGAAAAATTAGTTCTTCCACGAAAAGTATTAGAATTTCCCGATGTTTTATTTAACTTAAAATACAATATATGGTATGAGAGAAATCTCTCTATAAACTTTGCAATGGAGACCTGGATAACAAAAGAACCATATCAAAAAACAGTAACCGCAGGAGATATTGAGATGATGGTATGGCTTTATGCCAATAGACTCTCTCCTGCAGGAAGAAAAGTAGCAGAAGTAAAAATACCAATTATTCTCAATGGAAATCAAAAAGACATTGTATGGGAAGTATATTTCTCACCAGGGAGTTGGGATTACATTGCTTATAAATCAAAAGAAAACATTATCCAAGGAGAAGTAAAAATACCAATAAAGGATTTTATAAAACATTTAAGAACAGTTATAGCTAATAATTCCAGTAGAATAACTGCAGAAAAATATGACCAGATGTATGTAACGGTTTGGGAAATTGGAACTGAATTTGGAGATCCCTACACCAATGAAGCAAAATTTGGGTGGACCTTCTCAAACTTTAACATTGAATCTAAATAA
- the cas6 gene encoding CRISPR-associated endoribonuclease Cas6 — translation MRIKITYETLDGDIVLPKHYNHHIQALIYKTFSPQLATNLHNIGFPYGKRRFKLFTFSRILEKGIPTKDDTKLIFKRKITFYFSSPIEDIVENLAERSFKEREFELCGKKIYISQLQIITTPKIEEKVKIKAISPITIYSTLKKADGSKIVHFYKPIDKEFSKLIENNAKKKFHLIYGKDPEELKLEIKPLKFSVKDNLKLVKFKDTIIEGYTGVYELTGSPELIYVTYEAGLGNKNSGGFGMWEIWREKEEDENA, via the coding sequence GTGAGAATAAAAATAACATATGAGACTCTTGACGGAGATATAGTACTTCCTAAGCACTATAATCATCATATCCAGGCTCTTATTTACAAAACCTTCTCCCCGCAGCTTGCCACAAATCTTCACAATATTGGTTTTCCATATGGGAAAAGAAGATTTAAGCTTTTTACCTTCTCTCGTATCCTTGAGAAGGGTATCCCTACTAAGGATGACACAAAATTAATCTTTAAAAGGAAAATTACATTCTATTTTTCTTCCCCAATAGAAGATATTGTTGAAAATCTTGCAGAAAGAAGCTTTAAAGAGAGAGAATTTGAACTTTGTGGAAAGAAAATATACATATCTCAACTTCAAATAATCACAACTCCTAAAATTGAAGAAAAAGTAAAAATAAAAGCCATATCTCCTATCACCATATATAGTACATTAAAGAAGGCGGATGGAAGCAAAATTGTACATTTTTACAAGCCCATAGATAAAGAATTTTCCAAACTAATAGAAAATAATGCTAAAAAGAAATTTCACCTAATATATGGAAAAGACCCAGAGGAACTAAAGTTAGAAATAAAACCCCTGAAGTTTTCTGTAAAAGATAATTTAAAACTTGTTAAATTTAAAGACACAATAATTGAGGGATATACCGGAGTATATGAGCTTACTGGAAGTCCTGAATTAATCTACGTAACCTACGAGGCAGGATTGGGAAACAAAAACTCAGGAGGATTTGGTATGTGGGAAATATGGAGAGAAAAGGAGGAGGATGAAAATGCTTGA